The following are from one region of the Sphingomonas sp. IW22 genome:
- a CDS encoding conjugal transfer protein gives MSRSAIRLPDCPVSQYRPRGRTRRVAIAMATSLVLLAGCTTFGTNIKGSFACGAPQGGSCAPATVIDDKALAEISGETSYRPAGPFQAPLRQAGPQRIAYAATPQASGVGPQKVLRIVFPAHVDGAGRYHETSVVQAVVDNGQWLAATDGHGPALAATQVLNVSPEILSQLGTPIPPSASAPVEVPATAPVVAVPPASAVGAPTAAAVAAARAKAREAAAGKGVPVAARAATPAPAPVGAKPKSNAPEFASGNPANRPASFSPRVED, from the coding sequence ATGAGCCGTTCGGCGATCCGTCTGCCGGACTGTCCGGTGTCCCAGTATCGCCCGCGAGGCCGCACCCGGCGGGTCGCGATCGCGATGGCAACGAGCCTTGTGCTGCTGGCAGGGTGCACGACCTTCGGGACCAACATCAAGGGCAGCTTTGCGTGCGGTGCCCCGCAAGGGGGCAGCTGTGCGCCCGCAACCGTGATCGACGACAAGGCGCTCGCGGAAATCAGCGGCGAGACGAGCTATCGTCCCGCAGGTCCCTTCCAGGCGCCCTTGCGGCAGGCGGGGCCGCAGCGCATCGCCTATGCAGCGACCCCGCAGGCGTCGGGTGTGGGTCCGCAGAAGGTGTTGCGCATCGTCTTTCCCGCGCATGTCGACGGGGCAGGGCGCTATCATGAAACGAGCGTCGTGCAGGCCGTGGTCGATAACGGCCAATGGCTCGCCGCGACCGACGGGCACGGTCCTGCCCTTGCCGCGACGCAGGTCCTCAACGTCAGCCCCGAGATCCTCTCGCAGCTCGGTACGCCGATCCCGCCGTCCGCGTCGGCACCTGTCGAAGTCCCGGCGACCGCGCCGGTCGTGGCAGTACCGCCGGCGAGCGCTGTGGGTGCCCCGACCGCCGCGGCGGTCGCAGCCGCGCGCGCCAAGGCGCGAGAGGCGGCGGCAGGGAAGGGGGTCCCGGTCGCTGCACGGGCTGCAACCCCCGCGCCGGCACCGGTCGGTGCCAAGCCCAAAAGCAATGCGCCGGAATTCGCTTCGGGGAACCCGGCGAACCGGCCTGCCTCGTTCTCTCCGCGCGTGGAGGACTGA
- a CDS encoding DsbC family protein, with protein MTQNILLGVAASAAMMLTGSAEPAIGPQVQAALQQRLPKTPITGIDCTKIEGLCEVTAGANLFYVDKSARYLVIGRVYDMETRQDLTAARLLALNPDMLVGGAARANAAADAPEPSAPGNGARVTEQRGAVRTLDLSKLSNKGAIIWGSGSQSVTVFSDFHCGYCRALSQTLETMNVRVIERPISVLGSRDVADRVLCAKDRHAAVRAAYAQDPVPGTGKCDTSGLDENEAFAKAHGLNGTPVLVRSDGAVMEGFQPKAQLLAWLKGARS; from the coding sequence ATGACACAGAATATTCTGCTTGGCGTCGCGGCCAGCGCGGCGATGATGCTGACCGGCAGCGCGGAGCCGGCGATCGGGCCGCAGGTGCAGGCCGCGCTCCAGCAGCGGCTCCCCAAGACGCCGATCACCGGGATCGATTGCACGAAGATCGAGGGGCTGTGCGAAGTTACCGCCGGCGCCAATCTCTTCTATGTCGACAAGTCGGCCCGCTATCTCGTGATCGGCCGGGTCTATGACATGGAAACCCGGCAGGACCTGACGGCAGCGCGCCTGTTGGCGCTCAACCCCGACATGCTGGTGGGCGGCGCGGCGCGCGCCAATGCGGCAGCCGATGCGCCCGAGCCTTCTGCGCCCGGCAACGGGGCGCGGGTGACGGAACAACGGGGGGCCGTCCGCACGCTCGACCTTTCGAAGCTCTCGAACAAGGGAGCGATCATATGGGGTTCGGGGTCCCAGAGCGTCACTGTCTTTTCCGATTTCCATTGCGGCTATTGCCGGGCGCTCAGCCAGACGCTCGAGACGATGAACGTGCGCGTGATCGAGCGGCCGATCTCGGTGCTCGGAAGCCGGGACGTCGCCGATCGCGTGCTGTGCGCGAAGGACCGGCATGCAGCGGTACGCGCCGCCTATGCGCAGGACCCGGTGCCAGGGACGGGCAAGTGCGACACCAGCGGTCTCGACGAGAATGAGGCGTTCGCCAAGGCGCACGGTCTCAACGGCACGCCCGTTCTCGTGCGCTCCGATGGCGCGGTGATGGAGGGGTTCCAGCCCAAGGCGCAACTTCTTGCATGGTTGAAGGGAGCAAGGTCATGA